From the genome of Parafrankia irregularis, one region includes:
- a CDS encoding RICIN domain-containing protein: MVGIVIPLIGILITVLVGPYRARSAEIVRSEPVTNRATTDGSSPSSPTPRGPSPAASLLSPVAAASPASTARSPAQLTPDSRSPTAPAPSSVLPEPRASAAPPPQAPDPTVPIDSPVRVVNHNSGLCLAVPGASTNTYVDLNQFGCGDFPDTYWRIDPWSAAGGGQVVYRIVNNHSGFCAAVPGASVAVGANVNQYLCGNYPDHFWRIEFQFLDSSRRPLYRIINNNSGLCLAVRDGDTRQTAPVIQTVCGDRPEQYWRFGGA, translated from the coding sequence GTGGTTGGCATCGTGATTCCGCTGATCGGCATTCTGATCACCGTGCTGGTCGGTCCGTACCGTGCGCGCTCGGCGGAGATCGTGAGATCGGAGCCCGTCACAAACCGGGCGACCACTGACGGCTCGTCGCCATCATCGCCGACCCCGCGCGGTCCGTCGCCGGCCGCGTCGCTCCTGTCACCGGTGGCGGCCGCCAGCCCTGCGTCAACCGCTCGCTCGCCGGCACAGCTGACCCCCGACAGCCGTTCGCCGACAGCGCCGGCGCCGTCATCGGTGTTGCCGGAACCGCGCGCCTCCGCTGCGCCACCCCCGCAGGCGCCGGACCCGACGGTCCCCATCGACAGCCCGGTGCGGGTGGTGAACCACAACAGCGGGCTGTGCCTGGCTGTGCCGGGGGCCAGCACGAACACCTATGTGGATCTGAACCAGTTCGGCTGTGGGGACTTTCCCGACACCTACTGGCGGATCGACCCGTGGTCCGCCGCGGGGGGCGGGCAGGTGGTGTACCGGATAGTTAACAATCACAGCGGATTCTGCGCTGCGGTGCCTGGGGCGAGCGTGGCGGTTGGAGCGAACGTCAACCAGTACCTGTGCGGCAACTATCCGGACCATTTCTGGCGTATCGAGTTCCAGTTCCTGGATTCCAGTCGTCGTCCGCTGTATCGGATCATCAACAACAACAGTGGGCTCTGCCTGGCGGTACGCGACGGGGACACGCGGCAGACCGCACCGGTGATCCAGACGGTCTGCGGCGATCGACCTGAGCAGTACTGGCGTTTTGGCGGCGCCTGA
- a CDS encoding NtaA/DmoA family FMN-dependent monooxygenase (This protein belongs to a clade of FMN-dependent monooxygenases, within a broader family of flavin-dependent oxidoreductases, the luciferase-like monooxygenase (LMM) family, some of whose members use coenzyme F420 rather than FMN.), which translates to MFHLGWFVGSGFGPQAWNDMWSGTLSSEWTRGSFYTDLARSLERAFFDYLILEDGLMITDTYKGTMEVDLAHAWESPRLDPMAAVAVMSQATSRIGLVATLSTSFYPPFMAARMLASLDHLSEGRAGANLVTSSSHRSAQNFGFAEHFEHDLRYEMADEWMELVDRLLSSWEPGAVIASGGVFADHRKVHTVDFDGRLHRSRGPLNAPAGPQGRPVICQAGGSPAGRELAAKHADTIIAVPHGVDAMRAYRDDISERMLRHGRKPADCKVLFLVNPVLGETDAEARETLARRRARQHDPDVMDTILGQMSYFSGIDFAQFDLDAPFPDLTGQVNGHQSSMARFAAAAGGRTLRETVMDHDTVESVELVGSPDTVAVQMGEVMDAVGGDGFLIATPVHRRSVSEIVDGLAPALRRRGLMRGSYPHRLFRDNLLDF; encoded by the coding sequence ATGTTCCACCTGGGCTGGTTCGTCGGCAGTGGATTCGGGCCGCAGGCCTGGAACGACATGTGGTCGGGCACGCTTTCCTCGGAATGGACCAGGGGCAGCTTTTACACCGATCTCGCCCGTTCGCTCGAGCGCGCGTTCTTCGACTACCTGATCCTCGAAGACGGCCTGATGATCACCGATACCTACAAGGGGACGATGGAGGTCGATCTCGCCCACGCCTGGGAGTCACCGCGGTTGGACCCGATGGCCGCCGTGGCCGTGATGAGCCAGGCCACCTCACGCATCGGGCTGGTCGCGACACTGTCCACGTCGTTCTATCCGCCGTTCATGGCGGCCCGGATGCTGGCATCTCTCGACCACCTCTCCGAGGGCAGGGCCGGGGCGAACCTGGTGACGTCCAGCAGCCACCGCTCGGCCCAGAACTTCGGCTTCGCGGAACACTTCGAGCACGACCTTCGCTACGAGATGGCCGACGAGTGGATGGAGCTGGTGGATCGGCTCCTGTCCTCCTGGGAGCCCGGCGCGGTCATCGCCAGTGGCGGGGTCTTCGCGGATCATCGCAAGGTGCACACCGTCGACTTCGACGGGCGTCTCCACCGCAGCCGCGGGCCTCTCAACGCCCCGGCCGGGCCGCAGGGCCGCCCGGTGATCTGCCAGGCCGGCGGGTCACCCGCGGGCCGGGAGCTCGCCGCGAAGCACGCCGACACCATCATCGCCGTGCCGCACGGCGTGGACGCGATGCGCGCCTACCGGGACGACATCTCCGAGCGCATGCTTCGGCACGGGCGCAAGCCGGCCGACTGCAAGGTGCTGTTCCTGGTCAACCCGGTTCTGGGCGAGACCGACGCGGAGGCCCGCGAGACCCTGGCCCGCCGCCGCGCACGGCAGCACGACCCCGACGTCATGGACACCATCCTCGGGCAGATGTCCTATTTCAGCGGCATCGATTTCGCGCAGTTCGACCTGGACGCTCCTTTCCCGGATCTGACCGGCCAGGTGAACGGCCACCAGAGCTCGATGGCCCGGTTCGCCGCCGCCGCGGGCGGACGCACGCTGCGGGAGACCGTGATGGATCACGACACGGTCGAGTCGGTGGAGCTGGTCGGATCGCCGGACACCGTCGCCGTGCAGATGGGCGAGGTGATGGACGCCGTCGGCGGCGACGGTTTCCTGATCGCCACGCCGGTGCACCGCCGTTCGGTCAGCGAGATCGTGGACGGGCTCGCCCCGGCGCTGCGCCGCCGCGGGCTCATGCGCGGGTCGTACCCGCACCGGCTGTTCCGCGACAACCTGCTCGACTTCTGA
- a CDS encoding VOC family protein translates to MPANDTTLPGAPCWIDLMTSDVEGARAFYAELFGWVPAEPSEEFGGYFMFFSKDGKMIAGGMPKQEAELPDVWTTYLMVADAEKTVAAASAHGGTVLVPPMPVADLGTMAVVTDPAGAVIGLWQQGSHRGFQLLAEPGAPGWFELMSRDFAASVPFYQEVFGWKTKLMGDTDDFRYLVQVDDAGEQYAGIMDASRFLPEGVPSHWGVYIAVEDTDAAVALAEKLGGTIAQPPIDTPYGRLAIAADPFGAAFKLVGPNKEEQATA, encoded by the coding sequence ATGCCCGCCAACGACACCACCCTGCCTGGCGCCCCCTGCTGGATCGACCTGATGACCTCGGACGTCGAAGGCGCCCGCGCGTTCTACGCGGAGCTGTTCGGCTGGGTCCCGGCGGAGCCGTCCGAGGAGTTCGGCGGCTACTTCATGTTCTTCAGCAAGGACGGGAAGATGATCGCCGGCGGGATGCCGAAGCAGGAGGCCGAGCTCCCCGACGTCTGGACCACCTATCTGATGGTGGCGGATGCGGAGAAGACCGTGGCGGCGGCATCCGCGCACGGGGGAACCGTGCTGGTCCCGCCGATGCCCGTGGCCGACCTGGGAACCATGGCCGTGGTGACCGACCCCGCGGGTGCGGTGATCGGCCTGTGGCAGCAGGGCAGCCACCGTGGTTTCCAGCTGCTGGCCGAGCCGGGAGCACCCGGCTGGTTCGAGCTGATGAGCCGTGACTTCGCCGCCTCCGTCCCCTTCTACCAGGAGGTCTTCGGCTGGAAGACGAAGCTCATGGGGGACACCGACGACTTCCGCTACCTCGTCCAGGTCGACGACGCCGGCGAGCAGTACGCGGGGATCATGGATGCTTCGCGTTTCCTCCCCGAGGGCGTCCCGTCGCACTGGGGTGTGTACATCGCGGTGGAGGACACCGATGCCGCGGTGGCCCTGGCCGAGAAGCTCGGCGGCACGATCGCCCAGCCGCCGATCGACACCCCCTACGGCCGGCTCGCGATCGCGGCCGACCCGTTCGGCGCCGCCTTCAAGCTGGTCGGGCCCAACAAGGAGGAGCAGGCGACCGCCTGA
- a CDS encoding cobalamin biosynthesis protein encodes MIGRRALGLLLGAGLDVLFADPARSHPVAGFGRVAGSLERVVHRDNRLVGAAYAAVLVGVPALAAHRVERALAARPASPAAGLALTALTAATTWAVLGGTSLRREGRALGGELARADLAAARSRLPSLCGRDPSVLDAAGLARAGVESLAENTSDAVVAPLLWGAAAGLPGLVAYRAVNTLDAMVGYRNARHRRFGWAAARADDLANLLPARVCALLTCACAPVVGGSPAQALRTVRRDGRRHPSPNSGMAEAAFAGAAGLRLGGELRYAHGVEHRPELGTGRRPQVEDLAVAARLSGAVTVAAAGLSAGVAAAAATRSRSRSRATAGEQA; translated from the coding sequence TTGATCGGCCGCCGAGCCCTGGGCCTGCTGCTCGGCGCGGGGCTCGACGTGCTTTTCGCGGATCCGGCCCGGTCCCATCCGGTGGCTGGTTTCGGCCGGGTCGCCGGGAGTCTCGAGCGTGTCGTCCATCGTGACAACCGGCTGGTCGGTGCCGCGTACGCGGCGGTGCTCGTCGGAGTCCCGGCGCTGGCCGCCCACCGGGTGGAACGAGCGCTGGCCGCCCGCCCCGCCAGCCCGGCGGCCGGGCTGGCCCTGACGGCGCTGACCGCCGCGACCACGTGGGCGGTGCTGGGCGGCACATCGCTACGCCGGGAGGGCCGAGCGCTCGGCGGCGAGCTGGCCCGGGCCGACCTGGCTGCCGCGCGTTCCCGGCTGCCGTCGCTGTGCGGGCGGGACCCGTCGGTGCTCGATGCGGCCGGGCTCGCCCGGGCCGGGGTCGAGTCGCTGGCCGAGAACACCTCGGACGCCGTCGTCGCACCGCTGCTGTGGGGTGCGGCCGCCGGCCTGCCCGGTCTCGTCGCCTATCGGGCGGTGAACACCCTGGACGCGATGGTCGGCTACCGCAACGCCCGCCATCGCCGCTTCGGCTGGGCCGCCGCCCGGGCCGACGACCTGGCCAACCTGCTGCCCGCCCGGGTCTGCGCGCTGCTGACCTGTGCCTGTGCCCCGGTGGTCGGCGGCTCACCGGCGCAGGCGCTGCGGACGGTGCGCCGGGACGGCCGCCGCCACCCCAGCCCGAACTCGGGTATGGCCGAGGCCGCGTTCGCCGGGGCGGCCGGCCTGCGGCTCGGCGGCGAGCTGCGGTATGCCCACGGCGTCGAGCACCGTCCCGAGCTGGGCACCGGACGCCGGCCGCAGGTCGAGGACCTGGCGGTCGCGGCGCGCCTGTCCGGAGCGGTCACGGTGGCCGCGGCCGGGCTCAGCGCCGGCGTCGCCGCCGCGGCGGCGACGCGGTCGAGGTCGAGGTCGCGGGCCACGGCGGGGGAGCAGGCCTGA
- a CDS encoding CbtA family protein, which translates to MMRRLLVFGMLVGLVAGLVAFGFASIAGEPQVDAAIALEEAAAQGEAVTPHSHGEHDDEAAATHSHEEPAEVSRSTQKGIGLAVATGLYGVAMGGLFAIACAVAYGRIGVPGMRATAATVALGGFVAVALVPFLKYPANPPAVGNADTIDRRTGLYVVMVLVSVLAALIAAQVGRTLAGRSSRWNAWLASAGAFTVLVTVAAVLMPVVNEVPASFPAELLWRFRLSSLGTQALVWVVLGLGFGPLAERVLNPSPARRTTALPVSASPASSGSAG; encoded by the coding sequence ATGATGCGCAGACTTCTTGTATTTGGCATGCTCGTAGGTCTCGTCGCCGGTCTGGTCGCCTTCGGGTTCGCCTCCATCGCGGGTGAGCCGCAGGTCGACGCGGCGATCGCCCTCGAGGAGGCGGCGGCCCAGGGGGAGGCGGTGACCCCGCATTCCCACGGCGAGCATGACGACGAGGCCGCGGCCACGCACTCGCACGAGGAGCCCGCGGAGGTGTCACGGTCGACCCAGAAGGGGATCGGCCTGGCCGTCGCGACCGGCCTGTACGGCGTCGCGATGGGCGGGCTTTTCGCCATCGCGTGCGCCGTCGCCTACGGTCGCATCGGCGTGCCGGGGATGCGGGCCACCGCCGCGACAGTCGCGCTGGGCGGTTTCGTCGCGGTCGCCCTGGTTCCCTTTCTCAAGTACCCGGCGAATCCCCCGGCAGTCGGGAACGCGGACACCATCGACCGCCGGACCGGCCTGTACGTGGTGATGGTTCTGGTCTCGGTGCTGGCCGCACTGATCGCGGCTCAGGTCGGCCGGACGCTCGCCGGCCGCAGCAGCCGATGGAACGCCTGGCTCGCCTCGGCCGGGGCGTTCACCGTGCTGGTGACGGTGGCCGCCGTTCTCATGCCCGTGGTCAACGAGGTGCCCGCATCCTTCCCGGCCGAGCTGTTGTGGCGTTTCCGGTTGTCCTCGCTGGGCACCCAGGCGCTGGTCTGGGTGGTGCTCGGGCTCGGCTTCGGCCCGCTCGCCGAACGTGTGCTCAACCCGTCACCGGCCCGGCGTACCACGGCCCTTCCGGTGTCGGCCTCGCCGGCGTCGAGCGGCTCGGCCGGTTGA
- a CDS encoding CbtB domain-containing protein: MAESVVPSSVVPAPSVGGARPLQLPLREIVPWAVLTGVLMLLVIYFVGSEEGAFSMVGGTWIHEFVHDGRHLLGFPCH, from the coding sequence ATGGCCGAGTCCGTTGTTCCCTCGTCTGTTGTTCCCGCTCCGTCAGTCGGCGGCGCGCGGCCGCTTCAGCTTCCGCTGCGCGAGATCGTTCCGTGGGCTGTGCTCACGGGCGTGCTCATGCTGCTCGTGATCTACTTCGTCGGGTCCGAGGAGGGCGCCTTCTCGATGGTGGGCGGCACCTGGATCCACGAGTTCGTGCACGATGGTCGGCACCTGCTCGGTTTCCCCTGCCACTGA
- a CDS encoding ABC transporter substrate-binding protein, whose protein sequence is MLPRRRPGPVTLDARSARSVLVRPTHAALFRRATVRSAAVRTAAAGSVVVGSATLLIAGCGSRPAGGPPALHWYVYNESSGSFAAAAADCSKSSGGAYRISIDVLPNDADGQRQQLVRRLAAEDTSMDILALDVTWTPEFAEAGWIEAFDDATAQRITTGTLPVATRTGTWANHLYAAPLNTNVQLLWYRKDLVPTPPRTWDEMLAAARGLAARGRPHLVEVQGAQYEGLTVLFNTLVASAGGSILSADGSQVTLGAPAERAVAAIRALADSPAADPSWSNQREDDNRLVFESGAAAFQLNYPFVYPSARHNAPGLVPEIGWAQWPGLVAGQPSHPTIGGYNLAVSSYSAHPGLARRAIECLRGRANQIRTAIRGGLAPTLEALYTDRELLDGGYPFAAAVGEALRNASVRPRTPAYQTVSLQISDALSPPRSASAGRLDGLRTAIADALESKGLVP, encoded by the coding sequence GTGCTCCCGAGAAGGCGGCCTGGGCCGGTGACGCTGGACGCGCGGTCGGCCCGCTCGGTGTTGGTGCGGCCGACCCACGCAGCGCTGTTCCGCAGGGCAACGGTCCGCTCGGCAGCGGTCCGCACGGCAGCGGCTGGCTCGGTGGTGGTCGGCTCGGCGACGCTGCTCATCGCCGGCTGCGGGAGCCGGCCGGCCGGCGGTCCACCGGCCCTGCACTGGTATGTCTACAACGAGTCGTCCGGGTCGTTCGCGGCAGCTGCGGCGGACTGCTCCAAGTCCTCGGGTGGCGCCTACCGGATCAGCATCGACGTCCTGCCGAACGACGCCGACGGCCAGCGCCAGCAGCTGGTGCGCAGGCTGGCCGCCGAGGACACCTCGATGGACATCCTCGCCCTCGACGTTACCTGGACGCCCGAGTTCGCCGAGGCCGGGTGGATCGAGGCGTTCGACGACGCCACCGCGCAGCGGATCACCACCGGCACGCTCCCGGTCGCGACCCGCACCGGCACCTGGGCGAACCACCTGTACGCGGCGCCGTTGAACACCAACGTGCAGCTGCTGTGGTATCGCAAGGACCTGGTTCCCACTCCCCCGCGGACCTGGGACGAGATGCTCGCGGCCGCCCGCGGTCTCGCGGCGCGCGGGAGGCCGCACCTCGTCGAGGTGCAGGGAGCCCAGTACGAGGGGCTGACGGTCCTGTTCAACACGCTGGTGGCCTCGGCGGGTGGTTCGATCCTCTCCGCGGACGGATCTCAGGTAACGCTGGGCGCACCGGCGGAGCGGGCGGTGGCAGCGATCCGGGCGCTGGCGGACTCACCGGCGGCCGACCCGTCCTGGTCGAACCAGCGGGAGGACGACAACCGGCTGGTCTTCGAGAGCGGGGCGGCGGCGTTCCAGCTCAACTACCCGTTCGTCTATCCGTCGGCGCGGCACAACGCGCCGGGCCTGGTGCCCGAGATCGGCTGGGCGCAGTGGCCTGGCCTCGTCGCCGGGCAGCCGTCGCATCCCACCATCGGTGGTTACAACCTCGCGGTCAGCTCCTATTCGGCCCATCCCGGCCTGGCCCGACGGGCGATCGAATGCCTGCGCGGCCGGGCCAACCAGATCCGTACCGCGATCAGGGGCGGGCTGGCGCCCACCTTGGAGGCCCTCTACACCGACCGGGAGCTGCTCGACGGCGGCTACCCGTTCGCCGCCGCGGTCGGTGAGGCGTTGCGCAACGCGAGCGTCCGGCCGCGGACCCCGGCGTACCAGACCGTGTCGTTGCAGATCTCCGACGCCCTGTCGCCGCCACGGTCGGCTTCGGCGGGGCGGCTCGACGGCCTGCGCACCGCGATCGCCGACGCGCTCGAATCGAAGGGGCTGGTCCCCTGA
- a CDS encoding carbohydrate ABC transporter permease produces the protein MEGAGPLSGLSPRTRAERRLGWLLCAPAVLVILLVTAYPIGYAVYLSLRRYDLRFPADTAFVGLANYGTVLSSGLWWQALKITMIITVVSVAIEFVLGLALALLMHRTLVGRGLVRTVILIPYGIVTVVAAFGWRFAWTPGTGYLAGLFGDAAPLTSQTWGVAVIILAEVWKTTPFMALLLLAGLALVPEELLRAAQVDGAGAWARLRRVTLPLMKPAILVALLFRTLDGFRIFDDVYVLTAGAHDTRSVSILGYDNLFTALNLGVGSALSVLIFGVVALIAVVFIRGFGTAAPGQEADHR, from the coding sequence ATCGAAGGGGCTGGTCCCCTGAGCGGGCTGTCGCCGCGGACGCGGGCCGAGCGGCGGTTGGGCTGGCTGCTGTGCGCGCCGGCGGTGCTGGTGATCCTGCTGGTCACCGCGTATCCGATCGGCTACGCGGTCTATCTGTCGCTGCGCCGGTACGACCTGCGCTTCCCCGCCGACACGGCGTTCGTGGGGCTGGCGAACTACGGCACGGTGCTGTCGAGCGGGCTGTGGTGGCAGGCACTGAAGATCACCATGATCATCACGGTGGTCTCGGTGGCGATCGAGTTCGTGCTGGGCCTGGCGCTCGCGCTGCTGATGCACCGGACGCTGGTCGGCCGCGGCCTGGTACGCACCGTCATCCTGATCCCCTACGGCATCGTGACCGTGGTCGCCGCCTTCGGCTGGCGCTTCGCCTGGACGCCGGGCACCGGCTACCTGGCCGGCCTGTTCGGGGACGCCGCGCCCCTGACCTCGCAGACCTGGGGCGTAGCCGTGATCATCCTCGCGGAGGTGTGGAAGACGACGCCGTTCATGGCGTTGCTGCTGCTCGCTGGGCTGGCGCTGGTTCCCGAGGAGCTGCTGCGAGCGGCACAGGTGGACGGAGCCGGGGCGTGGGCGCGGCTGCGCCGGGTGACGCTGCCGCTGATGAAGCCGGCGATCCTGGTGGCGCTGCTTTTCCGCACCCTGGACGGCTTCCGCATCTTCGACGACGTCTATGTGCTGACGGCAGGCGCCCACGACACCCGCTCGGTGTCCATCCTCGGCTACGACAACCTGTTCACCGCGTTGAACCTCGGCGTCGGCTCCGCGCTGTCCGTTCTGATCTTCGGAGTCGTCGCGCTGATCGCCGTCGTGTTCATCCGGGGATTCGGGACGGCGGCGCCGGGCCAGGAAGCGGACCACCGTTGA
- a CDS encoding carbohydrate ABC transporter permease yields MTSDPAAGNRALLGWVTANTVVVVLSLVPLLWLVSLSFKTPESIGDGRLVPTDWTLANYRGIFTQSLFTRALVNSLGIALISTLLAVGIGGLAAYAIARLRFPGRRALVGLALLIAMFPQISLVSPLFNLWRQLGIFDTWIGLIVPYLTFSLPLAIYTLATFFREIPPDLEKAAAMDGATPAQTFLRVILPLAAPGTVTTAILVFIFCWNDFLFAISLTSTESSRTAPAAIAFFTGASQFAQPIGSIAAAAVVITIPIIVFVLLFQRRIVAGLTSGAVKG; encoded by the coding sequence TTGACCAGCGACCCGGCAGCCGGAAACCGGGCCCTGCTGGGCTGGGTGACGGCGAACACGGTCGTCGTCGTCCTGTCGCTGGTACCGCTGCTGTGGCTGGTGTCGCTGTCGTTCAAGACGCCGGAGTCCATCGGCGACGGCCGTCTCGTGCCCACCGACTGGACCCTGGCGAACTACCGGGGAATCTTCACGCAGTCGCTGTTCACCCGGGCGCTGGTGAACTCACTCGGCATCGCGCTGATCTCGACCCTGCTCGCCGTCGGGATCGGCGGCCTGGCCGCGTACGCGATCGCCCGGCTGCGCTTCCCGGGGCGGCGGGCGCTGGTGGGGCTGGCGCTGCTGATCGCGATGTTCCCGCAGATCTCCCTGGTCAGCCCACTGTTCAACCTGTGGCGCCAGCTGGGGATCTTCGACACCTGGATCGGGCTGATCGTCCCGTACCTGACGTTCTCGCTGCCGCTGGCCATCTACACCCTCGCCACGTTCTTCCGGGAGATCCCGCCGGACCTGGAGAAGGCCGCCGCGATGGACGGGGCCACGCCGGCTCAGACCTTCCTCCGGGTGATCCTCCCGCTGGCGGCGCCCGGGACGGTGACCACCGCGATCCTGGTGTTTATCTTCTGCTGGAACGACTTCCTGTTCGCGATCTCGCTGACGTCCACGGAGTCGTCCCGCACAGCCCCGGCGGCGATCGCCTTCTTCACCGGGGCGTCGCAGTTCGCCCAGCCGATCGGGTCGATCGCGGCGGCGGCCGTGGTCATCACCATCCCGATCATCGTCTTCGTTCTGCTGTTCCAACGACGGATCGTCGCCGGGCTGACCTCCGGCGCGGTGAAGGGCTAG
- a CDS encoding ABC transporter ATP-binding protein, whose product MADIVLDHVSKRFADGRVVVDDVTLTIADGEFLILVGPSGCGKSTTLNMIAGLEDISAGELRIGGKVVNRLSPRDRDIAMVFQSYALYPHMTVRQNMGFALSLAKLPKIEIARRVEEAARILGLTEHLERRPAALSGGQRQRVAMGRAIVRSPQAFLMDEPLSNLDAKLRVQTRTQISRLQNRLGTTTVYVTHDQTEAMTLGDRVAVMRAGRIQQIAPPGELYAAPVNIFVAGFIGSPAMNFLPVTLTADGRALRTPLGEWRLDGPRPDDGRQLDDGRLVDRLRRAAPPSGERPLVCGIRPEHFEDAALVPADRGGARCTVRAEVVESLGSDKYVYSSWAGPVALGTDLSADLPTDPPLPAGAGTQLVARLDAASRAAEGEPVRLWVDTTRLHLFDPASGANLTAPRV is encoded by the coding sequence ATGGCCGACATCGTTCTGGATCATGTGAGCAAGCGCTTCGCCGACGGCCGGGTCGTGGTCGACGACGTCACCCTGACGATCGCCGACGGCGAGTTCCTGATCCTGGTCGGCCCGTCAGGATGCGGGAAGTCGACCACCCTGAACATGATCGCCGGGCTGGAGGACATCTCCGCCGGCGAGCTGCGCATCGGCGGGAAGGTCGTCAACCGGCTGTCGCCGAGGGATCGCGACATCGCGATGGTGTTCCAGTCGTACGCGCTGTACCCGCATATGACGGTGCGGCAGAACATGGGGTTCGCGCTGTCGTTGGCGAAGCTGCCGAAGATCGAGATCGCCCGCAGGGTGGAGGAGGCGGCGCGGATCCTCGGCCTGACCGAGCACCTCGAACGCCGGCCGGCCGCGCTGTCCGGCGGGCAGCGGCAGCGGGTGGCGATGGGCCGCGCGATCGTCCGCTCACCGCAGGCCTTCCTCATGGACGAACCACTCTCGAACCTGGACGCGAAGCTGCGCGTGCAGACCCGGACCCAGATCTCCCGGCTGCAGAACCGCCTCGGGACGACCACCGTGTACGTGACCCACGACCAGACCGAGGCGATGACGCTCGGCGACCGGGTGGCGGTCATGCGGGCGGGACGCATCCAGCAGATCGCTCCCCCGGGCGAGCTCTACGCGGCTCCGGTGAACATCTTCGTGGCCGGGTTCATCGGCTCGCCGGCGATGAACTTCCTGCCGGTGACCCTCACCGCCGACGGCCGCGCGCTGCGCACTCCCCTGGGCGAGTGGCGGCTGGACGGGCCGCGGCCTGATGACGGACGTCAGCTCGACGACGGGCGGCTGGTGGACCGGCTGCGCCGGGCGGCACCGCCGTCGGGTGAGCGCCCACTCGTGTGCGGGATCCGTCCCGAGCACTTCGAGGACGCCGCCCTCGTCCCCGCAGACCGCGGTGGCGCACGGTGCACGGTGCGCGCCGAGGTCGTGGAGTCCCTCGGCTCCGACAAGTACGTCTACTCGTCCTGGGCGGGCCCGGTGGCGCTGGGCACCGATCTATCCGCCGATCTGCCCACCGATCCGCCCCTGCCCGCAGGCGCCGGCACTCAGCTGGTCGCGCGGCTCGACGCGGCCAGCCGCGCGGCCGAGGGCGAGCCGGTGCGGCTGTGGGTGGACACGACACGGCTTCACCTGTTCGACCCGGCCAGCGGCGCCAACCTCACCGCGCCCCGGGTCTGA